One stretch of Akkermansia massiliensis DNA includes these proteins:
- the fmt gene encoding methionyl-tRNA formyltransferase translates to MHTIIPLPNPDLTLTCAGRQGKLSAMRIVFMGTGDIAIPAFRSLVRNSDLVGLVTQPDRPVGRHQVLTAPAIKNIAREAGIPVLQPHSLRTPDALINLKRLNPDLIAVMAYGQILSQEVIDMAPMGCINAHASLLPRHRGAACIQSAIKSGDSETGITIMHIVKKLDAGDIIAQISTPLEGTETGGSLHDKLAQMTPDVLLPAIHAIEKGTATRVPQKEFLATYAPKLLRADGKIDWTRPAEEIGRMIRAYDPWPGTFTNYWNRKKRIRNMKIFPGFSIVPEAEGKPGQVLSAGEQGLLIACGSGGLLVTNVQLEGSTRMNISQLIAGHPNLKDIHFDV, encoded by the coding sequence TTGCACACCATTATTCCCCTCCCGAATCCGGATTTAACATTGACCTGCGCAGGCCGTCAGGGCAAGCTTTCAGCCATGCGCATCGTCTTCATGGGCACAGGCGACATTGCCATTCCCGCCTTCCGCAGCCTGGTCCGTAACTCGGACCTGGTAGGCCTGGTCACGCAGCCTGACCGCCCCGTCGGCAGGCACCAGGTGCTTACGGCTCCCGCTATCAAGAACATTGCCAGAGAAGCGGGCATTCCCGTGCTCCAGCCGCACTCCCTGCGGACTCCGGATGCGCTGATCAACCTTAAAAGGCTGAATCCGGACCTGATCGCGGTCATGGCGTACGGGCAGATTCTGAGCCAGGAAGTGATTGACATGGCGCCCATGGGCTGCATCAACGCCCATGCCTCCCTGCTGCCGCGCCACCGCGGAGCGGCCTGCATCCAGTCCGCCATCAAGTCCGGCGATTCCGAGACGGGAATCACCATCATGCACATCGTCAAAAAGCTGGACGCCGGGGACATCATCGCCCAGATCAGCACCCCGCTGGAAGGCACGGAAACCGGCGGCTCCCTGCACGACAAGCTGGCCCAGATGACGCCGGACGTATTGCTCCCAGCCATCCACGCCATTGAAAAGGGAACCGCCACACGCGTCCCTCAGAAGGAATTCCTGGCGACGTACGCTCCCAAGCTCCTGCGTGCGGACGGAAAGATTGACTGGACGCGCCCCGCAGAGGAAATCGGACGCATGATCCGGGCGTATGACCCGTGGCCCGGCACCTTCACCAATTACTGGAACCGCAAGAAGCGTATCCGCAACATGAAAATCTTCCCCGGCTTCTCCATCGTTCCGGAGGCGGAAGGGAAACCGGGCCAGGTGCTTTCCGCCGGAGAACAGGGGCTGCTGATCGCCTGCGGAAGCGGCGGCCTGCTGGTGACGAACGTCCAGCTTGAAGGAAGTACGCGCATGAACATCTCCCAGCTCATCGCCGGCCACCCGAATTTGAAAGACATCCATTTTGACGTGTAA